In a single window of the Dreissena polymorpha isolate Duluth1 chromosome 3, UMN_Dpol_1.0, whole genome shotgun sequence genome:
- the LOC127873148 gene encoding alpha-(1,6)-fucosyltransferase-like isoform X7 gives MYVHAKLMQIKKLASDPILVKEVNNILEISADIHKKLKSEQSRLANTVDGAGEWRKLENLQLTDLVQRRLEFLQNPSDCDKAKQILCKLVVTECGYGCQLHHVTFCLIMAYATQRTLILKSEGWRYAPKGWESVFLPISKTCRFKSDMAASQWGPNSTMDNSQVIELPQVGKLSWRPHFLPPAIPEDIADHLTCIHGDPAAWWVGQFVTYVTRPNAMMQKFLNEGKEKLGFTNPIVGVQVRRTDKLISEAKFHSVDEYMHHVVEWYDIYEKKHPGVQRKVYIATDDPGVLHEAKKNYPNYTFVSDNEVSKSADRGSRYTDASLRGIILDVYLLSRCNYLVCTFSSNVCRAAYELMQSLQGDASECCKSLDHTYSFEDDHLHSFIAVEDHQSQREGEISFNAGDTIRLTDNQWDVYCQGTNVKTGKSGLFPSYKTVKKIERVKMITYSEVPDS, from the exons GAAGTTGAAGAGCGAACAGAGCCGTTTGGCCAACACGGTGGATGGTGCCGGGGAGTGGCGCAAGCTGGAGAACCTCCAACTAACTGACCTCGTACAGAGAAGACTGGAGTTTCTTCAG AATCCTTCGGATTGTGACAAGGCCAAACAAATTTTATGCAAACTGGTAGTTACGGAGTGTGGCTATGGGTGCCAGTTGCATCATGTGACTTTCTGCCTTATCATGGCGTATGCCACCCAGCGCACACTCATCCTAAAGAGTGAGGGGTGGAGATACGCGCCCAAGGGCTGGGAGTCTGTATTCCTGCCAATCAGCAAGACATGCCGCTTCAAGAGCGATATGGCTGCTTCGCAATGGGGAC cAAATTCTACGATGGATAATTCACAAGTTATCGAGCTTCCGCAGGTGGGTAAACTGTCTTGGCGCCCACATTTTTTACCCCCAGCGATACCAGAAGACATAGCGGATCACTTAACCTGTATTCACGGCGACCCCGCGGCTTGGTGGGTCGGTCAGTTTGTGACCTACGTGACCAGACCAAACGCCATGATGCAGAAGTTCCTTAATGAAGGCAAAGAAAAGCTGGGCTTTACCAATCCTATTGTTGG AGTGCAGGTGCGAAGGACAGACAAGCTCATTTCGGAGGCCAAGTTTCACAGCGTTGATGAATACATGCATCATGTCGTAGAATGGTACGATATATACGAGAAGAAGCATCCCGGTGTCCAGCGTAAAGTGTACATAGCTACCGATGATCCAGGGGTCTTGCATGAGGCGAAAAAGAA TTATCCGAACTACACCTTTGTGAGTGACAACGAGGTCTCAAAGAGTGCCGACAGGGGAAGTCGCTACACAGATGCCTCCCTACGTGGCATTATTCTTGATGTGTACCTGCTGTCGCGATGTAATTATCTCGTCTGCACTTTCTCATCAAAT GTCTGTAGAGCGGCATACGAGCTGATGCAGTCGCTGCAAGGAGATGCATCCGAGTGTTGTAAATCGCTCGACCACACATATTCTTTCGAGGACGATCATCTTCACAGCTTTATTGCAGTTGAGGATCACCAGAGTCAACGCGAGGGAGAGATCAGCTTCAACGCTGGGGACACGATACGCCTGACGGACAACCAATGGGATGTGTATTGCCAGGGTACAAACGTTAAAACGGGAAAGTCTGGTCTGTTTCCGTCGTACAAGACTGTGAAAAAAATAGAACGTGTGAAGATGATTACATACTCTGAAGTACCAGATTCgtaa